The proteins below are encoded in one region of Naumovozyma castellii chromosome 6, complete genome:
- the NCAS0F04100 gene encoding uncharacterized protein, whose protein sequence is MKLLAAYSIAALLAVTLASDKLQSEEKNEADHPVSILQKLAFPYYAMFATSAQWIYGYFDAEMPINTKVAWWTVFLAGDGLNSAKDIVQACNTCKARHEDPPGGSCTQDTMTAVQSVLLNLVAGYIGWHLTNSNTFNRSLKCQDTENLSIVEKSAIMFHTYVLAGFRRIIGYCNRPLPVWVEPGWWVALVIVDGIIFGRATQMENAYNSCVANHIDLLSGSCQDDLLTVLHGIVRTVTFGIIPKIIILFSKQCHVCHGTLKRNDMCLEIGEKSKSKHETLNTNGTLHNNLKKDENDFRVPGRN, encoded by the coding sequence AGCATTGCAGCTTTGTTAGCCGTAACATTGGCATCTGATAAGTTACAGAGCGAAGAGAAAAATGAAGCTGATCATCCTGTTTCGATTCTACAAAAACTGGCATTTCCATATTATGCGATGTTTGCGACATCAGCCCAATGGATATACGGTTATTTCGATGCTGAAATGCCAATTAACACAAAAGTCGCTTGGTGGACAGTTTTTCTTGCTGGCGACGGACTTAATTCAGCTAAGGATATTGTGCAAGCATGCAATACATGCAAGGCCAGACATGAAGATCCCCCTGGTGGCTCTTGTACCCAAGATACAATGACGGCCGTACAAAGTGTTCTTCTAAATTTAGTTGCTGGATATATAGGGTGGCACTTAACAAATTCAAACACTTTCAATCGCAGTTTAAAGTGCCAAGATACAGAAAATCTCTCGATTGTAGAAAAGAGTGCAATTATGTTTCACACTTATGTTTTAGCAGGCTTTCGGAGAATAATCGGTTACTGCAATAGACCTTTGCCAGTTTGGGTAGAACCTGGGTGGTGGGTAGCTCTCGTTATTGTAGATGGCATTATATTTGGTAGAGCTACTCAAATGGAGAACGCTTACAACTCATGCGTGGCCAATCATATAGATCTTCTTAGCGGATCTTGTCAAGATGACCTATTGACTGTCTTACACGGCATTGTAAGAACTGTTACATTTGGGATTATaccaaaaataattattttattcaGCAAACAGTGTCACGTCTGCCATGGAACGCTAAAAAGAAATGATATGTGTTTAGAAATAGGCgagaaatcaaaatcaaaacaTGAAACATTAAACACCAATGGAACGCTCCATaacaatttaaagaaagatgaaaatgacTTTCGAGTGCCAGGGAGAAATTAA